The following nucleotide sequence is from Borrelia coriaceae.
ATAAGTCGCAAACGCAACATTGCTTGATTTGTCTTTGATTTTCATTATGTTGTTTTCAATGTATGCTAGTTTGTTAATTATAATTAAGTTTTTTAAAGTTTTTTCTTCTTGATTTAATTTGATGTGTGATTTTTGTACTGCATTGAAAAATTTAATTATGTCTTTAAGTCTGTAATTGTGACCTTTCCATCCCACTTTATTTTTTAGTTCGTTGTTTGATAGTAACATTTTTCTAAATCCTTTTTTTTCAATGAAAAATGCTAATCTTTTTAACATTAAAGACTGATCGTTTAAGTTTTTGAATTTTAGTACATATATGTTAGGTTTTGCTATCAGATTGAAAAACTCAAATGAATCTCTTCTGTAATTTTCTTTTTTATAGTTGAGGATAAATTTTAAATCAGAATTTATGGGATTGTTTATATTATCATAAGCATTCATATCAATATATCCAATTTCATTTATTTGAATCATATTATTGTTTTGAGTGGACTTTATTTCATCATCTTTATGTTCGAGTGATGTGTATTTTATGAGATTAGACAATACTATTTTTTGAGATTCTTTTTCTGAATATAAGTTTGTGATTATAGGTCCGGGTATTATTTCTTTTGCTTTAAAGCCTATTATAGGAAACATGTTATTGTTAAGATTAAATTTGATATAGTATTCATTTTGACTAATTAAGATTTTGAATTGATGGAGATTCGATCTTGCTGGTTTAGTTCCCGAGTTTGCTATTTCAATGTTATTGAGATTGATGGATTTAATATTATTCATTTTGATTTCTAGTGTTAATTTGTTATCTTGATTAATTATTTTTGGAATATCATATGCATAATTTTTGTCTTGCGTGTTTATTTCTATGCTTGCATTATTATTGATCTTGAGGCTTAATATAATGTGATTGATTTTGTCTTCATCATAGTATATTTTTTGTTGAGTGTTATTATTCCTTAGAGATTTTTTTTCTTTTTTACTTACGTGTATCGCATAGAAACTTATTAAGAGAATGAATACCGCTAGGATATTTTTCATTATTATATATTATCATATATGACAATGAAAAATAGAGAACCCTATTGGATTCTCTATACACATCCTCTAGGGGAATTGAACCCCTGTTGCCAGGATGAAAACCTGGAGTCCTAGGCCACTAGACGAAGAGGACAAAAGATTGAGCTCAGTAGGGCTCGAACCTACGACCCTCGCCTTAAAAGGGCGATGCTCTACCAGCTGAGCTATGAGCCCGTGAATAGTAGTAAAATCTACCAAAGTTAATTATATCATTTGTTTCGGAATATTGCAATACCTTGAAACAATCATAATTGCTAGCTTAAATCATGTAAGTGAGCTGCACAGGACTCGAACCTGTGACCTGCGGGTTAAGAATCCGATGCTCTGACCACCTGAGCTAGCAGCCCTCTATTGTTTATTAATAAACTAATAAATAGGATAAATGCTTACAAATATAATGTCAAGAATTATTATTATTTTTTTTCTATCTTTTTTAATAGATTTTTTGCTTCTAAATGATTGGGATTTAAGGTTAGCAATTTTGTTAAGGTTTCTTTTGCTAATGTTTTATTTTGTGCATTAAGTCTTGCTTTTGCAAGTTTTAATAATATGTTTTGACTATTTGGTAAAAATCTCAAAGCGTTTTCATATGCAAAGTCGGCTTCATTATATCTTTCAAGTTTGTAAAAAGAGTCTGCAATTAAAATGTATACCTTAGGTATTCTTGCGCCATTAGGCTCAAGATTAATATATTTTTGAAAATGTTTAATAGCGTTTTTATATTGTCCTTGAAAAAAATAAGATTCCCCTAATGCTTGAATTATTCTTGCGTCATGCTTTTTTATCTCAAGTCCTTTAATAGATTCAAGTTCGGCTCTTTTGTACTCGCCTGTTGCTATTAGACTCCATATAAGTATTGCTCTTGCATCTAAATTTTTTGGGTTATGTTTTATTTCATTTTTGGTATTGATAATAGCTTCTTGGAATTTGCCTTGTTTGTAAAGTAATAGTGAGTCTTCTTTTTCCTGTGCTTTTAGTAGACTTGATGATGAAAGTAATATGAAGATTATTTTCAAACAAAATCTTTTATTTATCATTTTTCTTCCATTTCACAATTTCCTTTAAATAGTGCTCCTGAGTCTATGAAGAGTTCTTTTGTTTTGATATTACCGATTAATTTTCCGGTTTTGTAAATTTTTATTGTCTCTAGAGCTTCTATATTGCCTTTTATTGTTCCGTAATTTAGGAAATTGTTACATTTAATTTCTGCTTCTACATTAGCCTTTTCTCTTAGGTATATTGAACTTGTGGAATTTATGATTCCTTTAAGCGCTCCTTCAATAATTATGGGCTTACTACTTTCTATGTATCCTTCAAATTCAAAATTATCTTTTATAACATTATGTGTGTTGCTTTCTTCAAGTTCTAGGGTATCTATACTCAATTTGACTCCTAAAAATGAATGCTTAATTTAAGCATTCATTTTTATTTTAATGTTAGCTTAAGTATTTTGGATTCTAATCTCTTCTTTCTCCTAAAAACCTTAGTAAATACAGGAATAAATTTATGAAATCTAGGTAAAGCTTTAAAGATGCTACAACGGCTATTCTACTTTTAATTTCAGTACTATCTTCTAGTATTCTATTCATTTTAGAAATATTTTGAACGTCATAAGCTGTTAAACCTGTAAATAATATGACGCCTAAAATTGAGATTAAGAAATTGAGCCCTGAACTTCTAAAAAATATATTAAAAATAGATGCAATGATGATTCCCCATAATCCCATGATAAAGTAGCTTCCCATTTTTGTAAGATCTGTGCTTGTTGTGTATCCGTAAAAGGACATTGCAAGAAAAGTTAGAGAGGTGATTCCAAACGTATAGAATATTGAACCTTGGGTATATATCATAAATATGGAAGATAATGTTATTCCTGTTAAGGCTGAGTATCCTAAAAAAAGTGCTGTTGCTGTACCGCTTGATATTTTCTCGATTGCTCCACTTATTGCATAAACAAGTCCAAACTGTACAAGTAGCATTGCTATGTATGACATTGGATTTGAGAATACCATGGCTCGCATTATCGGATTTTCAGATGTTGTGTATGCAAATATTGCAGATATTAAAAGGCCAATTGCCATTAATCCAAACACTTGAGCCAAAAATTTATTTTTTATCTTTATTTCTTGTTTATCTTGCGTTAATTCAAACATAATGATTCCTCCTTATTTTTGTTCGTTAAATTTTTTACATAATTCATTAAATGTTACGCTTGGCACTTTACCATATCTTAAGAATTCCATTGAAAATTCAGCTTTTCCTTGGGTGGCAGATCGTAAAACGGTTGAAAAACCAAACATTTCGCTTAAAGGTACTTCAGCTTCAACTTTTGAGAAAGTGCCCTCTTCAACGGAGCCCAGAATGAT
It contains:
- a CDS encoding bactofilin family protein, producing MSIDTLELEESNTHNVIKDNFEFEGYIESSKPIIIEGALKGIINSTSSIYLREKANVEAEIKCNNFLNYGTIKGNIEALETIKIYKTGKLIGNIKTKELFIDSGALFKGNCEMEEK
- a CDS encoding Bax inhibitor-1/YccA family protein is translated as MFELTQDKQEIKIKNKFLAQVFGLMAIGLLISAIFAYTTSENPIMRAMVFSNPMSYIAMLLVQFGLVYAISGAIEKISSGTATALFLGYSALTGITLSSIFMIYTQGSIFYTFGITSLTFLAMSFYGYTTSTDLTKMGSYFIMGLWGIIIASIFNIFFRSSGLNFLISILGVILFTGLTAYDVQNISKMNRILEDSTEIKSRIAVVASLKLYLDFINLFLYLLRFLGERRD
- a CDS encoding tetratricopeptide repeat protein → MINKRFCLKIIFILLSSSSLLKAQEKEDSLLLYKQGKFQEAIINTKNEIKHNPKNLDARAILIWSLIATGEYKRAELESIKGLEIKKHDARIIQALGESYFFQGQYKNAIKHFQKYINLEPNGARIPKVYILIADSFYKLERYNEADFAYENALRFLPNSQNILLKLAKARLNAQNKTLAKETLTKLLTLNPNHLEAKNLLKKIEKK